From the Ascaphus truei isolate aAscTru1 chromosome 15, aAscTru1.hap1, whole genome shotgun sequence genome, one window contains:
- the LOC142466692 gene encoding uncharacterized protein LOC142466692 codes for MRTEQSCNIPINMTENVSFNQSRQLINNITASHSKRYILAAATGKDLGESGKSLTWLSDQNLQKRTQTRERPHVCGECGKGFSDVSSLRRRKRTHTGERPHVCGECGKGFSNLSSLRRHKRTHTGEKPHVCGECGKGFSDLSHLNTHKRTHTGERPHVCGKCGKGYSDLSSLRRHNRTHTGERPHICGECGKGFSDLSHLKTHMRTHTGEKPHVCVECGKGFSDLSHLNTHIRTHTGERQHVCGECGKGFSELSSLNTHKWTHTGERPHVCVECGKGFSNLSHLNTHMRTHTGERPHVCGECGKGFSNLSSLRRHKRTHTGEKPHVCGECGKGFSDLSHLNTHKRTHTGERPHVCGECGKGFSDLSHLNTHKRTHTGERPHVCGKCGKGYSDLSSLRRHNRTHTGERPHVCGECGKGFSDLSHLNTHMRTHTGERPHVRVECGKGFSDLSHLNTHMRTHTGERLHVCGECEKGFSELSSLNTHKLTHTGERPHVYVECGKGFSDLSHLNTHMRTHTGERPHVCGECGKGFSNLSSLRRHKRTHTGEKPHVCGECGKGFSDLSHLNTHKRTHTGERPHVCGECGMGFSDLSHLNTHKRTHTGERPHVCGKCGKGYSDLSSLRRHKKTHTGERPHVCGECGKGFSDLSHLNTHMRTHTGERPHVCVECGKGFNDLCHLNTHMRTHTGERPHVCGECGKGFIRSSCLDTHKRTHTGERPHVCGECGKGFIRSSSLDTHKRRHTGERPYVCGECGKGFSVLTNLKRHKRTHTGVKPYVCGECGKGFSDLSHLTRHKRTHTGEKPHVCGECGKGFSDLSHLNTHTRTHTGERPHVCGECGKGFSRLSSLDTHTRIHTGERPHVCGECGNGFSVLSNLRRHKRTHTGEKTYVFGECEKGFSDLSHLIRRKRTHTGKRPYVCGECGNGFRQLFNLNIHKRTHTGKRPYVCGECGKGFSQLSHLIRHKRTHRGETDL; via the coding sequence ATGcggacagaacaatcttgcaacattccaattAATATGACTGAAAATGTATCTTTtaaccagtcaaggcaattaataaacaatataactgcttctcattccaaaagatatatattagctgctgccacaggaaaagatcttggagaaagtgggaagagtctgacttggttatcagaccagaacctacagaagagaacacagaccagggagagaccgcatgtatgtggagaatgtgggaagggatttagtgatgtATCCAGCCTGAGGAGAcgcaagaggacacacacaggggagagaccacatgtatgtggggaatgtgggaagggatttagtaatttatccagcctgaggagacacaagaggacacacacaggtgagaaaccgcatgtatgtggggaatgtgggaagggatttagtgacttatcccacctgaacacacacaagaggacacacacaggggagagaccgcatgtatgtgggaaatgtgggaagggatatagtgacttatccagcctgaggagacacaataggacacacacaggggagagaccgcatataTGTGGAGAAtgcgggaagggatttagtgacttatcccacctgaagacacacatgaggacacacacaggggagaaaccgcatgtatgtgtggaatgtgggaagggatttagtgacttatcccacctgaacacacacataaggacacacacaggggagagacagcatgtatgtggggaatgtgggaagggatttagtgaattatccagcctgaacacacacaagtggacacacacaggggagagaccgcatgtatgtgtggaatgtgggaagggatttagtaacttatcccacctgaacacacacatgaggacacacacaggggagagaccgcatgtatgtggggaatgtgggaagggatttagtaacttatccagcctgaggagacacaagaggacacacacaggtgagaaaccgcatgtatgtggggaatgtgggaagggatttagtgacttatcccatctgaacacacacaagaggacacacacaggggagagaccgcatgtatgtggggaatgtgggaagggatttagtgacttatcccacctgaacacacacaagaggacacacacaggggagagaccgcatgtatgtgggaaatgtgggaagggatacagtgacttatccagcctgaggagacacaataggacacacacaggggagagaccacatgtatgtggagaatgtgggaagggatttagtgacttatcccacctgaacacacacatgaggacacacacaggggagagaccgcatgtacgtgtggaatgtgggaagggatttagtgacttatcccacctgaacacacacatgaggacacacacaggggagagactgcatgtatgtggggaatgtgagaagggatttagtgaattatccagcctgaacacacacaagttgacacacacaggggagagaccacatgtatatgtggaatgtgggaagggatttagtgacttatcccacctgaacacacacatgaggacacacacaggggagagaccgcatgtatgtggggaatgtgggaagggatttagtaacttatccagcctgaggagacacaagaggacacacacaggtgagaaaccgcatgtatgtggggaatgtgggaagggatttagtgacttatcccatctgaacacacacaagaggacacacacaggggagagaccgcatgtatgtggggaatgtgggatgggatttagtgacttatcccacttgaacacacacaagaggacacacacaggggagagaccgcatgtatgtgggaaatgtgggaagggatatagtgacttatccagcctgaggagacacaaaaagacacacacaggggagagaccgcatgtatgtggagaatgtgggaagggatttagtgatttatcccacctgaacacacacatgaggacacacacaggggagagaccgcatgtatgtgtggaatgtgggaagggatttaatgACTTATGCCACCttaacacacacatgaggacacacacaggggagagaccgcatgtatgtggggaatgtgggaagggatttattcGGTCATCctgcctggacacacacaagaggacacacacaggggagagaccgcatgtatgtggggaatgtgggaagggatttattcggtcatccagcctggacacacacaagaggagacacacaggggagagaccgtatgtatgtggggaatgtgggaagggattcagTGTGTTAACCAACCTTaagagacacaagaggacacacacaggggtgaaaccgtatgtatgtggggaatgtggaaagggatttagtgaccTATCCCACCTGAcaagacacaagaggacacacacaggggagaaaccgcatgtatgtggggaatgtgggaagggatttagtgacttatcccacctgaacacacacacgaggacacacacaggggagagaccgcatgtctgtggggaatgtgggaagggatttagtcggttatccagcctggacacacacacgaggatacacacaggggagagaccgcatgtatgtggggaatgtgggaatggATTCAGTGTGTTATCCAACCTGaggagacacaagaggacacacaccgGGGAAAAAACGTATGTATTTGGGGAATGTGAAAAGGGATTTAGTGACCTATCCCACCTGATCAGAcgtaagaggacacacacagggaagagaccatatgtatgtggggaatgtgggaatggATTTAGACAGTTATTCAACCTGAACATACACAAAAGGACTCACACAGGgaagagaccgtatgtatgtggggaatgtgggaagggatttagtcagttatcccatctgatcagacacaagaggacacacaggggagagaccgatctctaa